A genomic stretch from Candidatus Thiothrix anitrata includes:
- a CDS encoding OmpA family protein, which produces MMKLSLRQAVIAALAATLLAGCGANGEMTRAQQGALIGGVAGAVLGKSTGDHHDKRALVGAVVGGLAGAAVGNYMDQQEAALRQSLQGSGVEVQRHNDNIVLTMPDAITFATGQSAIQPQFYPVLNSLANTLNQFADTRIQIAGHTDSVGSDASNLQLSQQRANSVRGYLAGAGVMAQRMQAVGYGESRPVADNASEAGRANNRRVEITLIPVQQQ; this is translated from the coding sequence ATGATGAAATTATCTCTGCGTCAAGCAGTTATCGCGGCTTTGGCAGCGACTTTGCTGGCAGGTTGTGGCGCAAATGGTGAAATGACACGCGCCCAGCAAGGTGCATTAATCGGTGGTGTTGCTGGCGCGGTATTGGGTAAAAGTACCGGAGATCATCACGATAAGCGTGCCTTAGTGGGGGCGGTTGTCGGTGGTTTGGCAGGTGCAGCAGTTGGCAATTATATGGATCAGCAGGAAGCGGCCTTGCGCCAAAGCTTGCAAGGTTCTGGTGTTGAAGTGCAACGTCACAACGATAATATCGTGTTGACTATGCCAGATGCGATTACTTTTGCGACGGGTCAGTCAGCGATTCAACCGCAATTTTATCCGGTGTTGAATAGTCTTGCTAATACCTTGAATCAGTTTGCTGATACGCGTATTCAAATCGCCGGGCATACGGACTCCGTAGGTAGCGATGCATCCAACCTGCAATTATCACAACAACGCGCTAACAGCGTGCGCGGCTATTTGGCTGGTGCTGGGGTAATGGCGCAGCGTATGCAGGCTGTGGGTTACGGTGAGAGCCGTCCGGTTGCGGATAATGCGAGTGAAGCAGGGCGTGCAAACAATCGTCGCGTCGAAATTACTTTGATTCCTGTCCAGCAGCAATAA
- the thrC gene encoding threonine synthase — protein sequence MKYISTRGQSPAQQFSEILLGGLAPDGGLYLPETYPQLTADELLQMRGMNYRELAFAVLSRFATDIPAADLKAIIDKTYTAAVYCNVRDGENPEDITPLHTLEPDLHLLCLSNGPTIAFKDMAMQLLGNLFEYVLAKAGQGINILGATSGDTGSSAEYAMRGKHGVNVFMLSPHGKMSRFQTAQMFSLQDPNIFNIAVNGVFDDCQDIVKAVSNDHAFKAQHKIGAVNSINWARVAAQIVYYFKGYFAATSDNSQQVSFAVPSGNFGNVCAGHIARMMGLPIKHLVVATNENDVLDEFFRTGVYRPRGSANTYHTSSPSMDISKASNFERFVFDLMGRDGDKVRALWNTVDNGGAFDLASTTLSDQEQSVFSKVPAFGFQSGVSSHEKRMQTIRQTWETYGVMIDTHTADGLKVALELREPGVPMLVLETALPAKFEDSIREALGRDPVRPAGMETLEDLPQCFEVMDADAQLIKQFIVSKTT from the coding sequence ATGAAATACATTTCGACTCGTGGGCAGTCGCCTGCACAACAGTTTAGCGAAATCCTGCTGGGGGGGCTTGCGCCGGACGGCGGTTTGTATTTGCCGGAAACTTATCCGCAATTGACGGCGGATGAGCTGCTTCAGATGCGCGGGATGAATTACCGTGAACTGGCGTTTGCGGTATTGTCACGTTTTGCTACGGATATTCCGGCGGCTGATTTAAAAGCGATTATCGACAAAACTTACACGGCGGCGGTGTATTGCAATGTCCGCGATGGCGAAAACCCGGAAGATATTACCCCGCTGCATACTTTAGAGCCGGATTTGCACCTGTTGTGCTTGTCGAATGGCCCGACGATTGCGTTTAAAGACATGGCGATGCAATTGCTGGGTAATTTGTTTGAATACGTGCTGGCAAAAGCGGGGCAGGGCATCAATATTTTGGGGGCGACTTCCGGTGATACGGGGTCATCAGCGGAATATGCGATGCGTGGCAAGCACGGCGTGAATGTGTTCATGCTGTCGCCGCACGGTAAAATGAGCCGCTTCCAGACCGCGCAGATGTTCAGTTTGCAAGACCCGAATATTTTCAATATTGCGGTGAATGGCGTATTTGATGATTGCCAAGACATTGTGAAAGCGGTGTCTAACGATCATGCATTTAAAGCTCAACACAAAATCGGTGCGGTTAACTCGATCAACTGGGCACGGGTTGCAGCGCAGATTGTGTACTATTTCAAAGGCTATTTTGCAGCCACTAGCGATAATAGTCAGCAGGTAAGCTTTGCCGTGCCATCAGGCAATTTCGGTAATGTGTGTGCCGGACATATTGCTCGCATGATGGGTCTGCCGATTAAGCACTTGGTGGTGGCGACTAACGAAAACGATGTATTGGATGAGTTTTTCCGCACGGGTGTTTACCGTCCACGTGGTTCAGCCAATACGTATCACACCAGTAGCCCGTCGATGGATATTTCTAAAGCATCGAACTTTGAACGCTTTGTGTTCGATTTAATGGGGCGTGATGGCGATAAAGTACGTGCTTTGTGGAATACCGTGGATAATGGCGGGGCGTTTGATCTCGCTTCGACTACGCTCAGCGACCAAGAGCAGTCGGTCTTTAGCAAAGTACCTGCGTTTGGCTTCCAGTCTGGGGTGAGTTCGCATGAAAAACGAATGCAGACGATTCGTCAGACTTGGGAAACTTACGGGGTAATGATCGACACTCATACCGCTGATGGTTTGAAGGTGGCATTGGAGTTGCGTGAACCCGGTGTGCCTATGTTGGTGTTGGAAACAGCGTTACCTGCAAAATTTGAGGATTCGATTCGTGAAGCCTTGGGGCGCGATCCGGTACGTCCGGCAGGTATGGAAACACTGGAAGATTTACCGCAATGCTTTGAGGTCATGGATGCTGATGCGCAACTTATCAAGCAGTTCATTGTCTCAAAGACAACTTAA
- a CDS encoding homoserine dehydrogenase, whose amino-acid sequence MEPVKVGLLGLGTVGGGTATVLKRNAEEIARRAGRGIVIDYAANLDLSRAAELGLGDVRLTENAFDVVNDPDIQIVVELIGGYTVARDLVLHAIRSGKHVVTANKALIAMHGNEIFAAAQQQGVMVAFEAAVAGGIPVIKAVREGLAANRIEWLAGIINGTSNFILTEMRDKGRSFGDVLAEAQALGYAEADPTFDIEGVDAGHKLTILSSIAFGIPLQFKQTYTEGISRITSDDVKYATELGYRIKLLGIARRTAAGIEQRVHPTLIPERRLIANVDGVMNAVLVKGDAVGATLYYGAGAGAEPTASAVIADLVDITRALTSDPENRVPHLAFQPSTLTDTAILPIAEVETAFYLRMCALDRPGVLADVTRILGERQISIEAFIQKEPQSGENKVNIIMLTQRVREGNMDEAIAAIEALDSICSSVTRIRVENLG is encoded by the coding sequence ATGGAACCTGTCAAGGTTGGCCTGCTAGGGCTGGGTACTGTCGGTGGCGGTACTGCAACCGTTTTGAAACGTAACGCGGAAGAAATTGCGCGGCGTGCGGGTCGTGGTATTGTGATTGATTATGCAGCAAATCTTGACCTAAGCCGTGCGGCAGAATTAGGTCTGGGTGATGTGCGTTTGACAGAAAATGCCTTTGATGTGGTCAATGACCCCGATATTCAAATCGTGGTGGAATTGATTGGTGGTTACACCGTGGCTCGCGACTTGGTGTTGCACGCTATCCGTAGCGGCAAACACGTGGTAACGGCGAATAAAGCTCTGATTGCGATGCACGGTAATGAGATTTTCGCGGCAGCACAGCAGCAAGGTGTCATGGTGGCCTTTGAGGCGGCAGTAGCTGGTGGGATTCCGGTCATTAAAGCCGTGCGTGAAGGGCTGGCAGCAAACCGGATTGAGTGGTTGGCTGGCATTATTAACGGCACGAGCAACTTTATTCTGACCGAAATGCGCGACAAAGGTCGGAGCTTTGGTGATGTATTAGCCGAAGCACAGGCATTGGGTTATGCCGAAGCTGACCCGACCTTTGATATTGAAGGGGTAGATGCCGGGCATAAGCTGACGATTTTGTCGTCGATTGCGTTCGGGATTCCGTTGCAGTTTAAACAGACTTACACCGAAGGCATTTCGCGGATTACCTCAGACGATGTGAAATACGCTACCGAATTGGGCTATCGCATCAAGTTGTTGGGAATTGCACGGCGCACGGCAGCAGGCATTGAACAGCGGGTACACCCGACCTTGATTCCAGAACGGCGTTTAATTGCCAATGTGGATGGGGTTATGAATGCAGTGCTGGTGAAAGGCGATGCAGTGGGGGCAACCTTGTACTACGGTGCGGGCGCAGGCGCAGAACCTACCGCATCAGCGGTCATTGCGGATTTGGTGGATATTACCCGCGCACTGACTTCTGACCCGGAAAATCGCGTGCCGCACTTGGCATTCCAGCCGTCTACCTTGACCGATACTGCGATTTTACCGATTGCGGAAGTGGAAACAGCGTTTTACTTGCGGATGTGCGCTTTAGACCGCCCCGGTGTGTTGGCGGATGTGACGCGCATTTTGGGTGAGCGGCAAATCAGTATTGAAGCCTTTATCCAGAAAGAGCCGCAAAGTGGCGAAAACAAGGTCAATATCATTATGCTGACGCAGCGGGTGCGCGAAGGCAATATGGATGAAGCGATTGCTGCGATTGAAGCATTAGATAGTATTTGCAGCAGCGTGACGCGCATTCGTGTGGAGAATTTGGGTTAA
- a CDS encoding Mth938-like domain-containing protein, translating to MKFSEASSTTTYRITTYDESSISVNQGKLTRSFIITPDKLITTWEPQHIAAMTPADLEPLFAGGAEVILIGSGATQAFPPAAVWQALVQHGIGFEIMRTDAACRTYNVLSSEARRIVAAFFI from the coding sequence ATGAAATTCAGTGAAGCATCCAGCACCACCACTTACCGTATTACCACCTATGATGAAAGTTCAATCAGCGTTAATCAGGGTAAATTGACCCGCAGTTTTATCATTACCCCGGATAAGCTGATTACCACATGGGAACCGCAGCATATCGCAGCCATGACTCCCGCAGATTTGGAGCCGTTATTCGCAGGCGGGGCAGAAGTTATTTTGATTGGCAGCGGTGCGACGCAGGCATTTCCACCAGCGGCAGTATGGCAGGCACTAGTACAACACGGCATCGGTTTTGAGATCATGCGCACCGATGCCGCTTGTCGTACTTACAATGTATTGTCGTCAGAAGCACGCCGCATTGTTGCAGCGTTCTTTATTTAA
- the rpoS gene encoding RNA polymerase sigma factor RpoS: protein MPRPQTQIHDKAEPFVAFDTTEDDDLCALETDEETILDDDSSDAVAASSTFTVSSHEMDATQMYLREIEFSSLLTPEEEVRYGRLARQGDELGRKKMITCNLRLVVKIARRYMGRGLPLPDLIEEGNLGLIHAVEKFDPERGFRFSTYATWWIRQNIERALMNQTRTIRLPIHVNKELNAYLRKMREMTQKLGYEPSLQEMAVAMDKPIEALRKLLDFNERITSLDIPVGKDGDSLLVDFVSNDHDDDPAGKLEDEDITQSVDSWLEQLEFKQQEVIVRRFGLHGHERATLEQVGEALGLTRERVRQIQMDALKRLRRILENKGLSGESLLGFS, encoded by the coding sequence ATGCCAAGACCACAGACTCAAATACACGACAAAGCGGAACCTTTTGTCGCGTTTGATACCACCGAAGACGATGATCTGTGCGCCCTAGAAACTGATGAAGAAACGATACTGGATGATGACAGCAGTGATGCTGTTGCCGCTAGCTCAACGTTTACCGTCAGCTCCCATGAGATGGATGCCACGCAGATGTATTTGCGTGAAATCGAGTTTTCGTCCTTGTTGACCCCGGAAGAGGAAGTCCGTTACGGTCGGCTGGCTCGTCAGGGTGATGAGCTAGGACGTAAGAAGATGATTACCTGCAATTTGCGTTTGGTTGTTAAAATTGCCCGCCGTTACATGGGGCGTGGTTTGCCGCTACCGGATTTGATTGAGGAAGGAAATCTCGGTCTGATTCACGCGGTGGAAAAGTTTGACCCTGAGCGCGGTTTTCGTTTTTCCACGTATGCCACTTGGTGGATTCGTCAAAACATTGAACGGGCGTTGATGAATCAAACCCGTACCATCCGTTTGCCGATTCATGTGAATAAAGAGCTGAATGCTTACTTGCGTAAGATGCGTGAAATGACTCAGAAACTGGGTTACGAGCCGTCGTTGCAGGAAATGGCAGTGGCAATGGATAAGCCCATTGAAGCTCTGCGTAAGTTGCTGGATTTTAACGAGCGTATTACCTCGCTGGATATTCCGGTCGGCAAAGACGGCGATAGCTTGTTGGTTGATTTCGTTAGCAATGATCACGATGATGATCCCGCCGGTAAGCTGGAAGATGAAGATATTACCCAGTCCGTGGATAGCTGGCTGGAACAGTTGGAGTTCAAACAGCAGGAAGTGATTGTGCGCCGCTTTGGTTTGCATGGTCATGAGCGTGCCACGTTGGAACAGGTCGGCGAAGCCTTGGGGTTAACCCGTGAGCGCGTGCGTCAAATCCAAATGGACGCACTAAAACGCCTGCGCCGTATCCTTGAAAACAAGGGTTTATCCGGCGAAAGCTTGTTAGGTTTCTCTTAA
- a CDS encoding DUF3106 domain-containing protein, with the protein MRSSYTSPYWYPLVGAAVLVMSGQAMAETVKWDALSASEQAVLKPFAAQWATLPSKKQQSLRHWAAKSPEERARIKQRYADWKQLPPERQAQVSRQLKRYKEMPPAKRAKIKAWHRWVKTLPSAEQKKLREVWPTLGEAERKAYMQTLRQRYGG; encoded by the coding sequence ATGAGATCCAGCTATACAAGTCCCTATTGGTATCCGTTGGTGGGAGCGGCAGTTTTAGTGATGAGCGGGCAGGCGATGGCTGAAACGGTGAAGTGGGATGCATTAAGTGCAAGTGAGCAAGCTGTGCTCAAACCCTTTGCGGCACAATGGGCAACGTTACCATCCAAAAAGCAGCAGAGTCTGCGTCATTGGGCAGCAAAGTCACCAGAAGAGCGGGCGCGTATTAAACAGCGTTACGCTGATTGGAAACAGCTCCCACCTGAACGTCAAGCGCAGGTGTCGCGCCAACTTAAGCGTTATAAGGAAATGCCACCTGCGAAACGCGCCAAGATTAAAGCATGGCATCGTTGGGTGAAAACTTTGCCTAGTGCTGAGCAAAAAAAGTTACGTGAAGTGTGGCCAACATTGGGCGAAGCTGAGCGTAAAGCGTATATGCAAACCTTGAGACAGCGTTACGGCGGTTGA
- a CDS encoding RNA polymerase sigma factor — protein MIKALERNTHRERDLATAAKMNNFLRGVERRAFVIARLATQDEEESLDIVQDAMFKLVQKYSAHPEVEWGALFHAILHSRINDWHRRQKVRNRWRVFFFLSDEEEESSLKPEDQVAQTLHLEPETHVLHEEMSGTLQVAVGQLPLRQQQALLLRAWEGYDIAQTAKIMNCSEGSVKTHYSRAIHSLREKLGDYE, from the coding sequence ATGATTAAAGCGTTAGAACGAAACACGCATAGGGAGCGGGATCTGGCGACGGCTGCGAAGATGAACAACTTCCTGCGGGGAGTGGAACGTCGTGCATTCGTGATTGCGCGTTTAGCGACTCAGGATGAAGAGGAGTCGTTAGATATTGTGCAGGACGCAATGTTTAAGTTGGTGCAGAAATATTCAGCCCATCCCGAAGTGGAATGGGGTGCGTTGTTTCATGCCATTTTGCATAGTCGGATTAACGATTGGCATCGTCGGCAGAAAGTACGCAATCGTTGGCGGGTTTTCTTTTTTCTCAGTGATGAGGAGGAGGAAAGTAGTCTGAAACCTGAAGATCAAGTGGCGCAAACCTTGCACCTTGAGCCGGAAACGCACGTGTTGCACGAAGAAATGAGTGGTACGCTCCAAGTGGCGGTGGGGCAGTTGCCCTTACGTCAGCAACAAGCGTTATTGTTACGTGCGTGGGAAGGCTATGATATTGCACAAACGGCAAAAATAATGAACTGTTCCGAGGGGAGTGTGAAAACGCATTACTCTCGCGCCATCCACAGTTTACGGGAAAAACTGGGAGATTATGAATGA
- the ypfJ gene encoding KPN_02809 family neutral zinc metallopeptidase: protein MRWRSGRQSNNVEDYRGAGSGRGRRGGLRIGLLGTVAIVLIGWYMGANPLQLLGLVGGANTILGGIGSTETTQASPQGGALNDDGGKFVSVVLGATEDVWNPLFQQMGKRYLEPKLALFEGEIDSACGFSTAASGPFYCPGDNKIYIDLSFFRELKALGASGEFAQAYVLGHEVGHHVQNLLGITTEVSRLQARMSPRDSNALSVALELQADCYAGVWAHYANQTTIQLDSNDIEDAVNAAASIGDDRLQGMSGKRVNPDSFTHGSARQRMEWFRLGVQSGDMSQCNTFKNS, encoded by the coding sequence ATGCGCTGGAGATCAGGCCGACAAAGCAATAATGTGGAAGACTACCGGGGTGCTGGTTCTGGTCGTGGTCGACGCGGTGGCTTGCGGATTGGCCTACTAGGCACTGTAGCCATTGTGCTGATTGGTTGGTACATGGGAGCCAATCCGCTGCAATTACTAGGCTTAGTGGGTGGTGCAAACACCATTCTTGGTGGCATTGGCAGCACCGAAACCACACAGGCAAGCCCGCAAGGTGGCGCATTGAACGACGATGGCGGTAAATTTGTATCGGTCGTGTTAGGCGCAACCGAAGACGTGTGGAACCCATTGTTTCAACAAATGGGCAAACGTTACCTAGAACCCAAACTGGCATTGTTTGAGGGAGAAATTGATTCTGCGTGTGGTTTTTCAACTGCTGCTTCAGGGCCGTTTTACTGCCCCGGTGACAACAAGATTTACATTGACCTCAGTTTTTTTCGCGAACTCAAAGCACTAGGCGCATCCGGTGAATTCGCGCAAGCTTACGTATTGGGACATGAAGTCGGGCATCACGTCCAAAACTTACTGGGCATCACCACGGAGGTTTCGCGCTTACAAGCCCGCATGAGTCCACGTGACAGCAACGCTTTATCTGTCGCACTCGAACTGCAAGCAGACTGTTACGCAGGCGTATGGGCACACTACGCCAACCAAACCACCATTCAATTGGATAGCAACGACATTGAGGATGCGGTCAATGCTGCCGCCTCCATCGGTGATGACCGCTTACAGGGTATGTCTGGCAAGCGGGTTAACCCGGACTCATTTACCCACGGCTCCGCCCGACAACGCATGGAATGGTTTAGACTCGGCGTACAAAGCGGTGATATGAGTCAATGTAATACCTTCAAAAACAGTTAA
- a CDS encoding NAD(P)H-dependent oxidoreductase → MTAFLQAMNFRHACKKFDPQRTIAAEDFQQILEFGRLSPSSFGMEHWHFVVVQTPELREKLREACWNQPQITESSHVVVILAKIAAVEPGTDYVQHIFGRRGLPADAQQAYLERYAAHNAHEIQPYMNTFAWSSKQCYLALANMMTGAASLGIDSCPIEGFSKSAVETLLAIDPQQYGVVAAVTFGYRAGEQTPCLRQPLADLVEYR, encoded by the coding sequence ATGACAGCGTTTCTGCAAGCGATGAATTTTCGCCATGCCTGTAAAAAGTTTGATCCGCAACGGACGATTGCTGCGGAAGATTTCCAGCAAATTCTGGAGTTTGGACGTTTATCACCCTCATCATTTGGGATGGAGCATTGGCATTTTGTGGTGGTGCAAACTCCTGAGTTGCGTGAAAAGCTGCGTGAAGCGTGCTGGAATCAGCCGCAAATTACTGAAAGCAGCCATGTGGTGGTGATTTTGGCGAAAATCGCAGCCGTTGAGCCGGGCACGGATTACGTGCAGCATATTTTCGGGCGGCGCGGTTTACCAGCGGACGCACAGCAAGCGTATCTGGAGCGTTATGCCGCACACAATGCACATGAAATTCAGCCATACATGAATACATTTGCGTGGAGTTCCAAGCAATGTTACCTCGCATTGGCAAATATGATGACGGGCGCGGCTAGTTTGGGGATTGATTCCTGCCCAATTGAAGGCTTTTCCAAGTCGGCGGTGGAAACGTTATTGGCGATTGATCCGCAGCAATACGGGGTGGTGGCTGCGGTAACATTCGGCTACCGCGCTGGCGAACAAACCCCGTGTTTGCGCCAGCCGTTAGCCGATTTGGTGGAATACCGTTAA
- the cysZ gene encoding sulfate transporter CysZ, translating into MTRAGYAWLEWLLWPIFALLIFFVVFYAFSILANLIAAPFNALLAERVEARLNGLPLPDFEGYKSIPRLLARTFKSEFSKLWYMAKWFLLVLILTLIPGVNLIAPLAWTLFGAWMLAIEYADYPMGNHNLFFNDELPLLKRHRNTALGFGWLLSLDDRDSSA; encoded by the coding sequence ATTACCCGAGCTGGCTATGCATGGCTGGAATGGTTGTTGTGGCCGATCTTCGCACTGTTGATATTCTTCGTGGTGTTTTACGCCTTTTCGATACTGGCTAACTTGATTGCCGCACCGTTCAACGCTCTGTTAGCCGAACGGGTGGAAGCGCGACTCAATGGCTTACCGCTGCCGGATTTTGAAGGCTATAAAAGCATACCTCGGTTGCTGGCACGCACTTTCAAAAGTGAATTCAGCAAACTGTGGTACATGGCGAAATGGTTTCTGCTGGTGTTGATACTGACCTTGATTCCGGGCGTTAACTTGATTGCGCCGCTGGCTTGGACATTGTTTGGCGCGTGGATGTTAGCCATCGAATACGCCGATTACCCAATGGGCAACCACAACCTGTTTTTCAACGACGAATTGCCGCTGCTGAAACGCCATCGCAACACTGCTTTAGGTTTTGGCTGGCTGTTATCGCTTGATGACCGCGATTCCAGTGCTTAA
- a CDS encoding OmpP1/FadL family transporter, translating to MRFTFNKSLLVASVLLAISSQSAFATNGMAPIGLGITQKAMGGAAVATSENTMNAATNPASLSNVDAGWDIGAEVFMPDRSATITGGNGFGADGSYDGNGKKMFLIPEGGYKRQLNDKHSVGVVVYGNGGMNTSYDKAIRLFDGTGVNKPGINLEQLVVAPTWSTKINENNSVGVSLNIGLSTFQCQTAWIHLLVSVTSARLI from the coding sequence ATGCGTTTTACATTTAACAAAAGTTTGCTGGTTGCGTCTGTCTTATTAGCAATTAGCTCTCAATCGGCGTTTGCTACCAATGGTATGGCTCCAATTGGTTTGGGTATCACTCAAAAAGCAATGGGCGGTGCAGCCGTTGCAACGTCTGAAAACACCATGAACGCAGCTACAAACCCAGCAAGCTTGTCCAATGTTGATGCAGGTTGGGATATTGGTGCAGAAGTTTTCATGCCAGATCGTAGCGCAACAATTACTGGCGGTAATGGTTTTGGTGCTGATGGTTCATACGACGGTAACGGGAAGAAAATGTTTCTTATCCCTGAGGGCGGTTACAAGCGTCAGTTAAATGATAAACACAGTGTTGGTGTTGTTGTTTATGGTAATGGCGGAATGAACACGAGCTACGATAAAGCTATCCGTTTATTCGATGGAACAGGTGTTAATAAGCCGGGAATCAATCTTGAGCAATTGGTTGTTGCACCTACATGGTCAACAAAAATCAACGAAAATAATAGCGTTGGTGTTTCTTTGAATATTGGCTTATCAACGTTTCAATGTCAGACGGCTTGGATACATTTGCTGGTATCAGTTACATCCGCAAGGCTAATCTGA
- the kdsB gene encoding 3-deoxy-manno-octulosonate cytidylyltransferase has protein sequence MNTVLVIPARYASTRLPGKPLRLLAGKPLIQHVHERALAAGFSSVLVATDDERIQAVCEGFGAQVAMTATTHETGSDRLAEVVQQQGWTDDTVVVNLQGDEPLTPVANLYQLAANMAQFPQASIATLATPITEIDELFDPNVVKVVRDERGMALYFSRAPVPFQRDAGIAVADYALRHIGMYAYRVGFLRVFTRLAMSMPERLEKLEQLRALSNGYCIHVDIAAEIPGLGVDTETDLYKVEAQLLKGN, from the coding sequence ATGAATACCGTATTGGTGATTCCGGCGCGTTATGCATCCACGCGCTTACCGGGCAAGCCATTGCGCTTGCTGGCTGGTAAACCGCTGATTCAACACGTTCACGAGCGTGCATTGGCTGCGGGCTTTAGCAGCGTATTGGTGGCAACCGACGATGAGCGCATTCAAGCGGTGTGTGAAGGGTTTGGGGCGCAGGTGGCGATGACTGCCACTACACACGAAACCGGCAGCGACCGTTTGGCAGAAGTGGTGCAACAACAGGGCTGGACAGACGATACGGTCGTGGTCAATTTACAAGGGGATGAACCGCTTACTCCTGTCGCTAATTTATACCAATTAGCCGCGAATATGGCTCAATTCCCGCAAGCCAGTATTGCCACATTAGCCACGCCTATTACCGAGATTGACGAATTATTTGACCCGAATGTGGTGAAAGTAGTGCGTGATGAACGCGGCATGGCATTATATTTTAGCCGCGCACCAGTTCCTTTTCAGCGCGATGCGGGAATAGCAGTGGCTGATTACGCACTTCGCCACATTGGAATGTACGCTTATCGGGTAGGTTTTCTTAGGGTATTTACTAGGTTGGCAATGTCGATGCCAGAACGTTTAGAGAAACTCGAACAATTACGTGCATTATCGAACGGTTATTGTATTCACGTTGATATTGCAGCAGAAATTCCGGGATTAGGGGTGGATACCGAAACGGACTTGTATAAAGTTGAAGCGCAGCTACTTAAGGGTAATTAA
- a CDS encoding Trm112 family protein, producing MDKKLLEILACPVTKGTLIYDKAKQELISKSARLAYPIRDNIPVMLEEEARPLTQEEVEQLAE from the coding sequence ATGGATAAGAAATTGCTGGAAATTCTCGCGTGCCCTGTGACCAAAGGCACGCTGATTTACGATAAGGCCAAACAGGAACTGATCTCAAAATCTGCACGTTTAGCGTACCCGATTCGTGACAATATTCCGGTAATGCTCGAAGAAGAAGCGCGTCCATTGACTCAAGAAGAAGTGGAGCAACTGGCTGAATGA